From Candidatus Mycalebacterium zealandia:
GAACTGCCGGTTCCGTATTCTTTTCCGGCGATGACTATGAGCGGAGTTTCCTCTTTCATATACTTGTTCGCCGCGTCGTAAATTGCCATCTGCTCCCCGGATGGAATATGCACCGTGTATCCGCCCTCGGTTCCGGGAATCATGAGGTTTTTTATTCTGATGTTTGCGAAAGTTCCCCTCATCATGACTTCATGATTTCCGCGCCGCGCTCCGAAACTATTGAAGTATTTTTTCTCAACGCCTTTTGAAATCAGATATTTGCCCGCCGGTCCGTCCGGTTGAATTACACCTGCCGGCGAAATGTGATCCGTTGTTACCGAATCTCCCAGAACCGCAAGAGCCCTCGCCTCTTCTATGCTTTGCGGACGCGCCTGTGTCGAGCCTTTAAGGGAAAAGTTTTCAAAGAAAGGCGGATTTTGTATGTATGTGGATTTTTCATCCCATTCGTAAATCGGTCTTTTTGGAGCGGTGAGGCTCGACCACATGTCGTCGCCTTCAAAAACGTGCGAATACTGCTGCTTAAACATTTCCGGACTGATGGCTTCGGAAAGGGTTTTGTTTATCTCATCCTGACCGGGCCATATGTCTTTGAGGTAGATTTCCGCGCCGTTTTCGTCTTTGCCAATCGGGGCGGACAGAATATCCGTATTCACGGTTCCGGCGAGAGCGAAAGCAACCACAAGCGGCGGGGATGCAAGATAGGAGAATTTTATAAGCGGGTGAATTCTGCCCTGAAAGTTTCTGTTGCCGCTCAAAACGGACGCGCAGGTCAGGTTTCCTTTCTTGACTCCTTCTTCAACTTCGTGCGGAAGCGGTCCGCTGTTGCCGATGCAGGTTGTGCATCCGTATCCGACAAGGTGAAACCCGAGCGCTTCAAGAGGTTCAAGTAATCCCGCCGAAGATAGGTAGTCCGTAACAACCCGTGAGCCGGGTGCGAGGCTTGTTTTTACATAAGGTTTTACCTGCAAACCCTTTTCAACCGCTTTTTTCGCAAGCAGACCCGCTGCCATCATAACGGACGGATTGGAAGTGTTTGTGCAACTTGTAATTGCCGCGATGAGAACCGAGCCATCTTCAATGTCGTGGCTTTCATTGTTGATTTCAATTCTTGTTTTGCCGGCACTTGAGCCGTCTGTTTTCTCGCTGATACTTTTCTCGTACGAGGCTTTTAAATTGCTAAGCGCCACTCTGTCCTGAGGTCTGTCGGGACCTGCAACCGAGGGCACGACAGTCTCAATGTCAAGTTCAAGAGTGTCGGTGTATTCGGGTTCTTCGCCGGTTTTCCTGAAAAGCGTTTGCGTGGTTGCGTATTTTTCAATCAACTCGGCGCGGTCTCCCCTGCCGGTTGAGTTTATATAGCGCAAGGTTTCAGCGTCCGTGGGGAAAAATCCCATGGTCGCGCCGTATTCGGGTGCCATGTTTGCTATTGTGGCTCTGTCCGCGAGGGACAGTTCCGACAGC
This genomic window contains:
- the acnA gene encoding aconitate hydratase AcnA, with the protein product MQDKFKTLEEIEVGGKKFLVYSLRRLEENFGKKIGKLPFSIKILLENALRNYDGKTVTEDHVRAIAEWNGGKPACEIPYKPARVILQDFTGVPCVADLASMRSAVGGIEGADYSRINPIVPVDLVIDHSIQVDFFAGKDSFSKNVEIEYERNGERYQFLKWAQNSFDNFRVVPPGTGIVHQVNLECLADVVASGEMEGKTLAYPDTLVGTDSHTTMINGLSVLGWGVGGIEAEACMLGQPLYMLMPEVIGFKITGQPSEGITATDVVLTVTEMLRQKGVVGKFVEFYGDGLSELSLADRATIANMAPEYGATMGFFPTDAETLRYINSTGRGDRAELIEKYATTQTLFRKTGEEPEYTDTLELDIETVVPSVAGPDRPQDRVALSNLKASYEKSISEKTDGSSAGKTRIEINNESHDIEDGSVLIAAITSCTNTSNPSVMMAAGLLAKKAVEKGLQVKPYVKTSLAPGSRVVTDYLSSAGLLEPLEALGFHLVGYGCTTCIGNSGPLPHEVEEGVKKGNLTCASVLSGNRNFQGRIHPLIKFSYLASPPLVVAFALAGTVNTDILSAPIGKDENGAEIYLKDIWPGQDEINKTLSEAISPEMFKQQYSHVFEGDDMWSSLTAPKRPIYEWDEKSTYIQNPPFFENFSLKGSTQARPQSIEEARALAVLGDSVTTDHISPAGVIQPDGPAGKYLISKGVEKKYFNSFGARRGNHEVMMRGTFANIRIKNLMIPGTEGGYTVHIPSGEQMAIYDAANKYMKEETPLIVIAGKEYGTGSSRDWAAKGTALLGVKCVIAESFERIHRSNLVGMGVLPLQFKKDENAQTLSLTGFETFSIQGLSGEITPGQEFTVKVSGESGEKNFSAICRLDSPVEVEYYNNGGILQTVIKQMI